The following proteins are encoded in a genomic region of Gossypium hirsutum isolate 1008001.06 chromosome D05, Gossypium_hirsutum_v2.1, whole genome shotgun sequence:
- the LOC107918815 gene encoding zinc finger protein GIS gives MEKNERETHDFMNVESFSQLPFIRPAPIKERGFFRLFGKEFSGGHSGSAIARNESDSAGNNEDTTKENENGENSRRFECHYCCRNFPTSQALGGHQNAHKRERQHAKRAHLQSTMVQNSLSDAQIYGLVNYRLASAPTQAMASYPSWNNSTSSRFYGNQSSFPQPPINGSPLGLWRIPATVQRNSSNFYPDLSSSSSQPSPFFAGEELKPSQVVGGGGSSSQSLYVYKSNPRVQDHVSLDLHL, from the coding sequence ATGGAGAAGAATGAAAGGGAAACTCACGACTTTATGAACGTTGAATCCTTCTCTCAGCTTCCCTTTATCCGTCCTGCACCTATCAAAGAAAGGGGTTTTTTTCGTTTGTTCGGAAAAGAATTCAGTGGTGGTCACTCAGGCTCGGCTATCGCTAGGAACGAGTCCGACTCAGCAGGGAACAACGAAGATACAACCAAGGAGAACGAGAATGGAGAGAACAGCAGAAGGTTTGAGTGTCACTATTGTTGTAGAAACTTCCCGACTTCCCAAGCTTTAGGCGGTCACCAAAACGCTCACAAAAGGGAACGCCAACATGCGAAACGAGCTCATCTTCAGTCAACAATGGTGCAAAACTCTTTATCTGATGCTCAGATTTACGGGCTCGTTAACTACAGGCTAGCCTCAGCTCCAACACAAGCTATGGCGAGTTACCCTTCGTGGAACAACAGTACTAGCAGTAGGTTTTATGGGAACCAAAGCTCTTTTCCTCAGCCACCCATCAATGGTAGCCCACTGGGGTTATGGAGAATCCCTGCTACGGTTCAAAGAAACTCATCTAATTTCTATCCCGAcctttcatcatcatcatcgcaACCGTCTCCATTTTTTGCTGGTGAAGAATTGAAGCCCTCGCAAGTTGTTGGTGGAGGTGGTTCAAGTTCCCAGAGCCTGTACGTTTATAAATCAAATCCAAGAGTGCAAGACCATGTGAGTTTGGATCTACATCTGTAA